One window from the genome of Pseudomonas frederiksbergensis encodes:
- a CDS encoding diaminopimelate epimerase, whose amino-acid sequence MAQFYDARGNIYGVVSPRQIRAQGIDLPVSAAQAAQTRQTWSAAAVQAFCAWAPGEAPPHAKAHRSDGLLIGPFQDGPPFDLLIVNTDGTLAERSGNGLTIFSLALQEQGLLPGDEGCLLQVHHDKPEGPSPLQTSVRAAEFEGGQGFWLDLGAPLFAPRAVAAQGIESVVFNQCDVSRVPALHVLDTAWGFSQFVRIGNPHCVTLVDALEALPGLSQMRAEVLSQPLTDIAFAAPGGSGIPCTAGVNLQWAWRDGEGQIVARVFERGEGPTASSGTSASAVASAAWRVGWVKAGVVRVVMPGGTAPILLEEEAGELIRVRLFGAARLVP is encoded by the coding sequence ATGGCACAGTTCTACGATGCACGCGGCAATATCTATGGCGTTGTTTCGCCACGGCAAATCCGTGCCCAGGGAATCGACCTGCCGGTATCTGCCGCCCAGGCCGCGCAAACGCGCCAGACCTGGAGCGCTGCCGCCGTGCAAGCATTTTGCGCATGGGCGCCGGGCGAAGCGCCGCCCCATGCCAAGGCTCATCGCAGCGATGGCCTGCTGATTGGCCCGTTCCAGGACGGGCCACCGTTCGATCTGTTGATCGTCAATACCGACGGGACGCTGGCCGAGCGTAGCGGCAATGGCTTGACGATTTTTTCCCTGGCCTTGCAGGAGCAAGGTTTGCTGCCTGGCGATGAGGGTTGCTTGCTACAGGTCCATCACGACAAACCCGAAGGTCCCTCACCGTTGCAAACCTCGGTTCGCGCTGCTGAGTTCGAAGGAGGCCAAGGCTTCTGGCTGGACTTGGGCGCGCCGCTGTTCGCCCCCCGGGCCGTGGCTGCTCAAGGCATCGAAAGCGTGGTGTTCAATCAGTGCGACGTGAGCCGTGTGCCCGCGCTCCATGTGTTGGACACGGCGTGGGGCTTTAGCCAGTTCGTGCGCATTGGCAATCCTCATTGCGTGACGTTGGTCGATGCGTTGGAGGCATTGCCGGGTCTTTCGCAGATGCGTGCCGAGGTGTTGTCGCAGCCCTTGACCGATATTGCCTTTGCGGCGCCCGGTGGGTCGGGGATTCCTTGTACGGCGGGGGTGAATCTGCAATGGGCGTGGCGCGACGGCGAAGGGCAAATCGTTGCGCGGGTGTTCGAACGCGGCGAAGGCCCTACCGCATCGTCGGGCACCAGCGCCAGCGCCGTGGCGAGTGCTGCGTGGCGGGTGGGTTGGGTGAAGGCCGGGGTGGTCAGGGTCGTGATGCCGGGCGGCACCGCGCCGATCCTGCTGGAAGAAGAGGCGGGTGAGCTGATACGGGTCAGGTTGTTTGGTGCGGCGCGGCTTGTGCCGTAG
- the codA gene encoding cytosine deaminase → MHIINARLRNREGLHELHLENGLIASIARQTEAPSLGPEDIDAGGNLVVPPFVEPHIHLDATLTAGEPRWNMSGTLFEGIECWGERKATITQEDTKTRARKTLQALAAHGIQHVRTHVDVTDPALTALKAMLEVREETRHLVDMQIVAFPQEGIESYRNGRELMEEAIRMGADVVGGIPHFEYTRDQGVSSVKFLMDLAERTGCLVDVHCDETDDPHSRFLEVLAEEARSRDMGARVTASHTTAMGSYDNAYCAKLFRLLGHSGISFVSCPTESIHLQGRFDTFPKRRGVTRVNELLEAGMNVCFGQDSIVDPWYPLGNGNILRVLEAGLHICHMLGYRNLQSALDLVTDNSAKAMALGERYGLEPGRPANLLVLSADSDYEVIRSQGLPLYSIRKGEVLMKRQMPVVEFGPQLT, encoded by the coding sequence ATGCACATCATCAACGCCCGCCTGCGCAACCGCGAAGGCTTGCATGAATTGCACCTGGAAAACGGCCTGATCGCCAGCATCGCCCGCCAGACCGAGGCCCCCAGCCTCGGCCCCGAAGACATCGATGCCGGTGGCAACCTGGTCGTGCCGCCCTTCGTCGAACCGCACATTCACCTGGACGCCACGCTGACCGCCGGTGAACCGCGCTGGAACATGAGCGGCACGCTGTTCGAGGGCATCGAGTGCTGGGGCGAGCGCAAGGCCACCATCACCCAGGAAGACACCAAGACCCGCGCCAGGAAGACCCTCCAGGCCCTGGCTGCCCATGGCATCCAGCACGTGCGCACTCACGTCGACGTGACGGATCCGGCACTCACCGCCCTCAAGGCAATGCTCGAAGTACGCGAAGAGACCCGTCATCTGGTCGACATGCAAATCGTCGCGTTTCCCCAAGAGGGCATCGAGTCCTACCGCAACGGCCGCGAGCTGATGGAAGAAGCGATTCGCATGGGCGCCGACGTGGTGGGCGGTATCCCGCATTTCGAGTACACCCGCGACCAGGGCGTCAGTTCGGTGAAATTCCTCATGGACCTGGCCGAACGCACCGGCTGCCTGGTGGACGTGCATTGCGATGAAACCGACGACCCGCACTCGCGCTTTCTGGAAGTGCTCGCCGAGGAAGCCCGCAGTCGCGACATGGGCGCACGCGTGACGGCCAGCCATACCACGGCAATGGGCTCCTACGACAACGCCTATTGCGCCAAGCTGTTCCGCCTGCTCGGGCATTCGGGTATCAGCTTCGTATCGTGCCCGACCGAAAGCATCCATTTGCAAGGACGCTTCGATACCTTTCCCAAGCGCCGCGGCGTCACGCGGGTCAATGAGCTGCTCGAAGCCGGGATGAACGTATGCTTCGGCCAGGACTCCATCGTCGATCCGTGGTACCCGCTGGGCAACGGCAACATCCTGCGCGTGCTCGAAGCGGGCCTGCACATCTGCCACATGCTCGGCTATCGCAACCTGCAAAGCGCCCTGGACCTGGTCACCGACAACAGCGCCAAGGCCATGGCCCTGGGCGAGCGCTACGGGCTGGAGCCTGGTCGCCCGGCGAACCTGCTGGTCCTCTCGGCCGACAGCGACTACGAAGTGATCCGCAGCCAAGGTCTGCCGCTTTACTCGATTCGCAAGGGTGAGGTGTTGATGAAGCGGCAGATGCCGGTGGTGGAGTTCGGGCCGCAACTGACCTGA
- the codB gene encoding cytosine permease: MTQNDPGNDYPLSEVPMHARKGLASTAMVLLGFTFFTATMFAGGKLGVAFGFADMLGVIVIGNLLLGLYAAGLGYIAFKSGLNSVLMGRFCFGEVGSKLSDLILGFTQIGWYAWGTATAAVVLGKYFELGQGTVLGLMVLFGLGFCATAYIGYRGLEILSYVAVPAMLLLLMLSMWVATQKIGGLDGLLAVVPTGSLDWSTAITLVFGTFVSGATQATNWTRFSRSAKVAVMASLIGFFLGNGLMVLIGAYGAIVYQQPDVVEVLLLQGFAMAAMAMLLLNIWSTQDNTIYNFAVAGCNLLRTRRRRAVTLAGAAIGTLLALLGMYDMLVPYLILLGTVIPPIGGVIMADFFFRWRGRYPRLAQAQLPAFNWPGLGAYAVGTVAAFNSPWVAPLVGIATGALTYVLLIGVTGTRTADAPLQDL; this comes from the coding sequence ATGACACAGAACGATCCCGGTAACGACTACCCGTTGAGCGAAGTCCCGATGCATGCCCGCAAGGGCCTGGCCTCCACGGCCATGGTGTTGCTGGGCTTCACGTTTTTCACCGCCACCATGTTCGCCGGCGGCAAGCTGGGCGTGGCGTTCGGTTTCGCTGACATGCTCGGTGTCATTGTCATCGGCAATCTGCTGCTGGGTCTTTATGCCGCAGGCCTGGGTTACATAGCGTTCAAGAGCGGGCTCAATTCGGTACTGATGGGCCGTTTCTGTTTTGGCGAGGTGGGCAGCAAGCTCAGCGACTTGATCCTTGGCTTTACCCAGATCGGCTGGTACGCCTGGGGCACGGCCACCGCGGCGGTGGTGCTGGGCAAGTATTTCGAGTTGGGCCAGGGAACTGTGCTGGGGCTGATGGTGCTGTTCGGCCTGGGGTTCTGCGCCACGGCGTATATCGGCTATCGCGGGCTGGAGATCCTCTCGTACGTCGCCGTACCGGCCATGCTGTTGCTGTTGATGCTCTCGATGTGGGTGGCGACGCAGAAGATCGGCGGCCTCGACGGGCTGCTGGCGGTGGTACCCACAGGCAGCCTGGACTGGTCGACCGCGATCACCCTGGTTTTCGGCACGTTCGTCAGCGGCGCCACCCAGGCAACCAATTGGACCCGGTTTTCACGTTCGGCGAAGGTCGCGGTAATGGCGAGCCTGATCGGGTTTTTCCTCGGCAATGGCCTGATGGTGCTGATCGGCGCCTACGGAGCCATCGTCTACCAGCAGCCCGACGTCGTCGAAGTGCTGTTGTTGCAAGGCTTCGCCATGGCCGCGATGGCGATGCTCTTGCTCAACATCTGGAGCACCCAGGACAACACCATCTACAACTTCGCCGTGGCCGGTTGCAACCTGCTGCGCACGCGTCGACGCAGGGCGGTCACGCTGGCTGGCGCAGCGATCGGCACCCTGTTGGCGCTGCTGGGGATGTACGACATGCTGGTGCCCTACCTGATCCTGCTCGGCACGGTCATCCCGCCGATTGGCGGAGTGATCATGGCCGACTTCTTCTTCCGCTGGCGTGGACGCTATCCGCGCTTGGCGCAGGCGCAACTGCCTGCTTTCAACTGGCCTGGGTTGGGTGCCTATGCCGTCGGCACCGTCGCAGCTTTCAATTCGCCATGGGTCGCGCCACTGGTAGGAATCGCCACCGGCGCGCTAACGTATGTGTTATTGATCGGCGTAACAGGCACTCGTACCGCTGACGCGCCCCTACAAGACCTATAA
- a CDS encoding alpha/beta hydrolase: MTNWPLDQVYDFNGHSIRYAIHGDGPPLVFVHGTPFSSYVWHRIAPLFFATHRVHYFDLLGYGQSAQPDADVSLGVQNQLLAQLLEYWNLERPDVVAHDFGGATALRTHLLDGKDYRSLTLIDPVALSPWGSPFVQHVRQHETAFSGLPDYIPRAIVPTYIRGAIKRDIPEAELAPYVKPWLGEPGQAAFYRQIAQMDERYTREVEALYPKVRCPTQILWGEDDQWIPIERGRSLHGMIPGALFQPVPSAGHLVQEDAPEVIVAAVLRFLALPLAC; encoded by the coding sequence ATGACCAACTGGCCGCTGGATCAGGTCTACGACTTCAACGGACATTCCATCCGCTACGCCATCCACGGCGACGGCCCACCGCTGGTGTTCGTCCATGGCACGCCGTTCTCCTCTTATGTATGGCACCGGATCGCGCCGCTGTTCTTTGCTACGCACCGGGTGCACTACTTCGACCTGCTGGGTTATGGCCAATCCGCGCAGCCGGATGCCGACGTCTCCCTCGGCGTACAAAACCAATTGCTCGCCCAGTTGCTGGAATACTGGAACCTGGAGCGCCCAGACGTGGTGGCCCATGACTTCGGCGGTGCTACCGCACTGCGTACGCATCTGCTCGATGGCAAGGATTACCGCAGCCTGACCCTGATCGACCCGGTGGCGCTGTCACCGTGGGGTTCACCTTTTGTCCAGCATGTGCGCCAGCATGAAACGGCGTTCAGCGGCCTGCCCGATTACATCCCGCGGGCTATCGTGCCGACTTATATCCGCGGCGCGATCAAGCGAGACATTCCGGAGGCAGAGTTGGCGCCCTACGTTAAGCCGTGGCTTGGCGAGCCGGGCCAGGCGGCGTTCTATCGGCAAATTGCCCAGATGGATGAGCGCTATACGCGCGAGGTCGAGGCCCTGTATCCGAAGGTGCGCTGCCCAACGCAAATCCTGTGGGGCGAAGATGACCAATGGATCCCCATCGAGCGCGGCCGGTCGTTGCACGGGATGATTCCCGGGGCGCTGTTTCAGCCCGTGCCAAGTGCCGGACACCTGGTCCAGGAAGACGCGCCGGAAGTGATTGTCGCGGCGGTCTTGCGGTTCCTGGCATTGCCTCTTGCCTGCTGA
- the queD gene encoding 6-carboxytetrahydropterin synthase QueD, which produces MEIFKEFTFESAHRLPHVPEGHKCGRLHGHSFKVAIHLSGDIDPHTGWIRDFSEIKAIFKPLYERLDHNYLNDIPGLENPTSEVLAKWIWNELKPLLPELSAIRIHETCTSGCIYHGE; this is translated from the coding sequence GTGGAAATCTTCAAAGAATTCACCTTCGAATCCGCCCACCGCCTGCCCCACGTGCCCGAAGGCCACAAGTGCGGCCGTCTGCATGGCCACTCGTTCAAGGTGGCGATCCACCTCAGCGGCGACATCGATCCGCACACGGGCTGGATTCGCGACTTCTCGGAAATCAAGGCGATCTTCAAGCCGCTCTACGAGCGCCTGGACCACAACTACCTCAACGACATCCCTGGGCTGGAGAACCCGACCAGCGAAGTCCTGGCCAAGTGGATCTGGAATGAATTGAAGCCGCTGCTGCCGGAACTCAGCGCCATTCGCATCCACGAGACTTGCACCAGCGGCTGCATCTACCACGGCGAATAA
- a CDS encoding PepSY domain-containing protein yields MNRLTAFILATLMALGAGLAQARDLHDHEIKKLLDAGTIQSLEKLKAAALATHPGSEVTDTELEEEYGKYRYKVDLRDADGIEWDLELDATSGEVLKNHQDT; encoded by the coding sequence GTGAACCGCCTGACTGCCTTTATTCTCGCGACGCTCATGGCTCTTGGCGCTGGCCTGGCGCAAGCGCGAGACCTCCATGATCACGAGATCAAAAAACTGCTGGACGCTGGTACCATTCAATCGCTTGAAAAGCTCAAGGCCGCTGCTCTGGCCACGCATCCCGGCTCTGAAGTGACCGATACCGAGCTGGAAGAGGAATACGGCAAGTACCGTTACAAGGTGGACCTGCGTGATGCCGATGGCATCGAGTGGGACCTGGAACTCGACGCCACTAGCGGCGAGGTGCTCAAGAATCATCAGGATACCTAA
- a CDS encoding PepSY domain-containing protein, translated as MKFNLRARSRWALALLAFCSLAMARDLDQDEALQLRQQGVILPLEQLLQQALDRHPGAKLLEAELEEKHGVYIYEVELLDTDGVVRELDLEAATGRLLKDKED; from the coding sequence ATGAAGTTTAATCTACGCGCCCGCAGTCGCTGGGCGCTGGCGCTGCTGGCGTTCTGTTCGCTCGCCATGGCCCGGGACCTGGACCAGGACGAAGCCCTGCAGTTGCGCCAACAGGGCGTGATCCTGCCGCTGGAGCAACTGTTGCAACAAGCGCTGGACCGCCATCCTGGCGCCAAGCTGCTGGAGGCCGAGCTGGAGGAAAAGCACGGCGTCTATATTTATGAAGTCGAGCTGCTGGATACCGACGGCGTCGTGCGCGAACTGGACCTTGAGGCCGCAACCGGCCGTTTACTCAAAGATAAGGAAGACTGA
- a CDS encoding response regulator transcription factor gives MRLLLVEDHVPLADELMAGLARQGYAVDWLADGRDAVYQGTSEPYDLIILDLGLPGVPGLEVLKQWRAGGLATPVLILTARGSWAERIEGLKAGADDYLTKPFHPEELHLRIQALLRRSHGQANQPTLQAAGLHLDEGRQCVIRDGAEVQLTAAEFRLLRYFMLHPEQILSKSHLAEHLYDGETERDSNVLEVHVNHLRRKLGRSVIETRRGQGYLFGGQAQ, from the coding sequence ATGCGCCTGCTCTTGGTGGAAGACCACGTTCCCCTGGCCGACGAGCTGATGGCCGGGCTGGCCCGGCAGGGTTATGCGGTCGATTGGTTGGCCGATGGTCGTGATGCGGTGTATCAGGGCACCAGCGAGCCCTACGACCTGATCATCCTCGACCTCGGGTTGCCCGGGGTGCCGGGGCTCGAGGTATTGAAGCAATGGCGAGCCGGTGGCCTGGCCACGCCGGTGTTGATCCTCACCGCCCGCGGCTCTTGGGCCGAGCGCATCGAAGGGCTCAAGGCCGGGGCCGATGACTACCTGACCAAACCCTTTCATCCTGAAGAACTGCACCTGCGCATCCAGGCGCTGCTGCGTCGCTCCCACGGCCAGGCCAACCAACCGACGCTCCAGGCGGCCGGGTTGCACCTGGATGAAGGACGCCAGTGCGTGATTCGTGACGGCGCGGAGGTCCAACTGACCGCCGCCGAATTTCGCCTGTTGCGCTATTTCATGCTGCACCCCGAGCAAATCCTTTCCAAGAGTCATCTCGCCGAGCACCTGTACGACGGCGAAACCGAGCGTGATTCCAATGTGCTCGAAGTCCACGTCAACCACCTGCGGCGCAAGCTGGGGCGCAGCGTGATCGAAACCCGTCGCGGCCAGGGCTACCTGTTCGGCGGGCAGGCCCAGTGA
- a CDS encoding sensor histidine kinase has product MRSIQRRLSLGLIGVMVVVGLVLAQTSLWLFELGLQRYLEAGLRNDSENLLVALVRGPQGLQLDERRLSPAYLRPFSGHYFRIDFADEHWRSRSLWDQELPRLDHPGLHSNLQLGPEGQRLLVLRTDYRRLGQAISISVAQDYTPVRDSFLRMQQVGLGLGLAGLLLILLLQRLTVQRALRPLEKAREQIAQLQRGQRSQLDEQVPRELEPLVAQINHLLAHTEDSLKRSRNALGNLGHALKTPLAVLQSLASNEKLDPYPQLRKLLLDQLEQVRHRLNRELNRARLSGDALPGAHLDCDAELPGLLATLNMIHGEHLHLAYLAPPGLQLPWDREDLLELLGNLLDNACKWADAEVRLTIVETADGFSLAVEDDGPGIPAERRDQVFSRGTRLDEQTDGHGLGLGIVRDIVDTWGGMLALDDSEWGGLKVVIELPKR; this is encoded by the coding sequence GTGAGATCCATCCAGCGGCGCCTGAGCCTTGGGCTGATCGGTGTGATGGTCGTGGTCGGCCTCGTCCTGGCGCAGACCAGCCTGTGGTTGTTCGAGCTGGGCTTGCAGCGTTATCTGGAAGCGGGGCTGCGCAACGACAGCGAGAACCTGCTGGTGGCCCTGGTGCGCGGCCCGCAAGGTTTGCAGTTGGACGAGCGGCGCTTGTCGCCCGCCTATCTACGGCCGTTTTCGGGGCACTATTTCCGCATCGATTTCGCCGACGAGCATTGGCGCTCCCGCTCCCTGTGGGACCAGGAGCTGCCCCGGCTCGACCATCCGGGCCTGCACAGCAACCTGCAACTGGGCCCCGAAGGCCAGAGGCTGCTGGTACTGCGCACTGACTATCGGCGCCTGGGCCAGGCGATTTCCATCAGCGTGGCCCAGGACTACACGCCCGTGCGCGACAGTTTCCTGAGAATGCAGCAAGTAGGCCTGGGTCTTGGCCTGGCGGGGTTGCTGCTGATCCTTTTGCTCCAGCGCCTGACGGTACAACGCGCGTTGCGTCCGTTGGAAAAGGCCAGGGAGCAGATCGCCCAGTTGCAGCGCGGGCAGCGTTCGCAACTCGACGAACAAGTGCCCAGGGAACTGGAGCCGCTGGTGGCGCAGATCAATCATCTGTTGGCTCATACCGAAGACAGCCTCAAGCGTTCGCGCAATGCCCTGGGCAACCTGGGCCATGCGCTGAAGACCCCGCTGGCGGTGTTGCAAAGCCTGGCCTCGAACGAAAAGCTCGACCCTTATCCGCAATTGCGCAAGCTGCTGCTCGACCAGCTGGAACAGGTTCGCCACCGCCTGAACCGCGAGCTCAATCGCGCCCGGTTGTCGGGCGATGCCTTGCCCGGCGCACACCTGGATTGCGACGCCGAACTGCCGGGGCTGCTGGCAACGCTGAACATGATCCATGGCGAGCATCTGCACTTGGCTTACCTCGCGCCGCCTGGCTTGCAGCTGCCCTGGGATCGTGAGGATCTGCTGGAGCTGCTGGGCAACCTGCTGGACAACGCCTGCAAATGGGCCGACGCCGAAGTGCGCCTGACCATTGTCGAGACGGCCGACGGGTTCAGCCTGGCCGTGGAGGACGATGGCCCAGGCATTCCCGCGGAGCGGCGCGACCAGGTCTTCAGCCGGGGCACGCGGCTGGATGAGCAGACCGATGGCCACGGCCTTGGCCTGGGCATCGTGCGGGACATCGTCGACACCTGGGGCGGGATGCTGGCCTTGGATGACAGCGAGTGGGGCGGGTTGAAGGTCGTGATCGAATTGCCCAAGCGCTGA
- a CDS encoding Na+/H+ antiporter family protein, with protein MNAVIAAVGVMLVLSLSRVHVVIALIVGALVGGLTGGLGIEATLKAFNAGLGGGATVALSYALLGAFAVAIAKSGMAHALADKALAMVDRQDAAGGTGVKWVLIGLLGTVAVASQNILPIHIAFIPLLVPPLLYVLTKLQLDRRLIACVMTFGLITPYMFLPVGFGNIFLNEILLANVARSGVDVSGINITHAMGIPALGMVFGLILSFITYRKKRVYDLKKIARAEQVAVRYNPLSLLVAGLAIAAAFAIQLLLDSMIIGALAGFLIFSVSGVVRWRETDDLFTEGMKMMAMIGFIMIAASGFAEVMKATGEVQSLVEASAAWIGHNKGVGALLMLLVGLLVTMGIGSSFSTVPILATIFVPLCLQLGFSPLAIVCIVGTAGALGDAGSPASDSTLGPTSGLNIDGQHHHIWDTVVPTFIHYNLPLLAFGWVAAMVL; from the coding sequence ATAAATGCAGTAATTGCTGCGGTTGGCGTCATGCTGGTGCTCAGCCTGTCCCGCGTGCATGTGGTGATCGCGCTGATTGTCGGCGCGTTGGTGGGCGGCCTGACGGGCGGCCTGGGGATCGAGGCGACGCTCAAGGCGTTCAATGCCGGCCTGGGTGGCGGCGCGACGGTGGCGTTGTCCTACGCTCTGCTGGGCGCTTTCGCCGTGGCGATCGCCAAGTCCGGCATGGCCCACGCCCTGGCCGACAAAGCCCTGGCCATGGTCGACCGCCAGGACGCCGCCGGCGGCACAGGCGTCAAGTGGGTGCTGATCGGCCTGCTGGGTACCGTGGCCGTCGCATCGCAGAATATCCTGCCAATCCACATTGCCTTCATCCCGCTGCTGGTGCCGCCGCTTCTGTACGTGCTGACCAAACTGCAGTTGGACCGCCGCCTGATCGCCTGCGTGATGACCTTCGGCTTGATCACGCCCTACATGTTCCTGCCGGTGGGCTTCGGCAATATCTTCCTCAACGAGATCCTGCTGGCCAATGTCGCTCGCAGCGGTGTGGACGTCAGCGGCATCAACATCACCCACGCCATGGGTATTCCGGCGCTGGGCATGGTGTTTGGCCTGATCCTCTCGTTTATCACCTACCGAAAGAAACGCGTCTATGACCTGAAGAAAATCGCTCGCGCCGAGCAAGTGGCGGTGCGCTACAACCCGCTGAGCCTGTTGGTCGCGGGGTTGGCGATCGCGGCGGCGTTCGCCATCCAGCTGCTGCTTGATTCGATGATCATCGGTGCGCTGGCGGGCTTCCTGATCTTTTCGGTCTCGGGGGTGGTGCGTTGGCGCGAAACCGACGACCTGTTCACCGAAGGCATGAAGATGATGGCGATGATCGGCTTCATCATGATCGCGGCCTCGGGGTTTGCCGAGGTGATGAAGGCCACCGGTGAAGTCCAGAGCCTGGTGGAAGCCTCGGCGGCCTGGATCGGCCACAACAAGGGCGTCGGCGCGTTGTTGATGTTGCTGGTGGGGCTATTGGTGACGATGGGCATCGGCTCGTCGTTCTCCACGGTGCCGATCCTGGCGACTATCTTCGTGCCGCTGTGCCTGCAACTGGGTTTCAGCCCGCTGGCGATCGTCTGCATCGTCGGCACCGCGGGCGCCCTGGGCGACGCCGGCTCGCCCGCCTCGGACTCGACCCTCGGCCCGACCTCCGGCCTGAACATCGACGGCCAGCATCACCATATCTGGGACACCGTGGTCCCGACTTTCATCCACTACAACCTGCCGTTGCTGGCGTTTGGTTGGGTGGCGGCGATGGTGTTGTAA
- a CDS encoding methyl-accepting chemotaxis protein, translating into MERQRHETDQVATAINEMSSAAQEVARSAQGAAVAAQQTDEEGQSAKRVVAGSIQQIHALVNDIRSSGVSLDSLQQDVASIVSVLGVIRSIAEQTNLLALNAAIEAARAGEAGRGFAVVADEVRALASRTQQSTQEIQGMIDRLQSGTHAAVEAMRRSSEAGDGTSERANEAGASLDTMAQLIGTINSMNAQIASAAEEQTAVAEEINRSVHQIAVAVDSVADETQRGAQTSRSLADLGQRLGQLVGQFRI; encoded by the coding sequence ATGGAGCGTCAGCGCCACGAAACCGACCAGGTCGCCACCGCGATCAACGAGATGTCGTCCGCCGCCCAGGAAGTCGCCCGCAGTGCCCAGGGCGCTGCCGTCGCGGCCCAGCAGACCGACGAAGAAGGGCAGTCGGCCAAGCGCGTGGTGGCCGGCAGCATCCAGCAGATTCATGCATTGGTGAACGATATCCGCAGCAGCGGCGTGTCCCTGGACAGCCTGCAACAGGACGTCGCTTCGATTGTCAGTGTGCTCGGGGTGATTCGTTCCATCGCCGAGCAGACCAACTTGCTGGCCCTGAACGCTGCCATCGAGGCCGCACGTGCCGGTGAGGCGGGGCGTGGGTTTGCGGTGGTGGCCGATGAAGTCCGCGCCCTTGCCAGTCGGACCCAGCAAAGCACCCAGGAAATACAGGGCATGATCGATCGCCTGCAATCGGGTACTCATGCGGCGGTGGAGGCGATGCGCCGTTCCAGTGAGGCCGGCGATGGCACTTCGGAGCGGGCCAACGAGGCCGGCGCGTCACTGGACACCATGGCGCAGTTGATTGGCACCATCAACTCGATGAACGCCCAGATCGCCAGCGCGGCCGAGGAACAAACCGCCGTGGCCGAAGAAATCAACCGCAGCGTGCATCAGATTGCCGTGGCCGTGGACAGCGTTGCCGACGAAACCCAACGCGGCGCCCAGACCTCCCGCAGCCTGGCCGACCTGGGCCAGCGCCTGGGCCAATTGGTGGGGCAGTTCCGGATCTGA